AGGAGTGGAAAAAATCCTTATTGAGACGTGCTTTTTTAGGACTTGGAGTTGGGGTGCTGACTTATCAAGAGTTGAGTGGGCACAATAGGCGGTGACTCGGCACAGCAACGAGTCGACTCATCTTAGAAATAGTGAGCCCAAAGGTTTCATCCATGTTCAGTTCACTCGGTTTCATCCCATCTGGCAGCTCCCACGTAAAGCAATGTAGTAAGTTCACCGCACATATCTCAAGTGTAAATAACGCAAGCCCCATACCGGGGCAAGACCTCCTACCCGACCCGAATGGTATGAACTCAAAATCTTTTCCCTTAATCTCGGGTGCACTCTCGTCAAGGAACCTTTCGGGTTTGAACCTATCCGGATCAGACCATGAGTTCGGGTCTCGGCCAATAGCCCATGTATTGACCAAAACCTGTGATTGTTTCGGAATGTAGTATTGACCTCCGATAATTGCATCATTTGAAGTTGCATGGAGTAGAAGGGGAATTGGTGGGTGCAATCGTAAGGTCTCTTTCATGCAACACTTGAAGAATGGGAGCTTATCAAGATCTGATTCTTCCACCCGTCGATTCAACCCGACAACACGGGTGAGCTCTTGTTGAACCCGGTCCATGTACTCGGGGTTGGATAGTAACTCTGTTATAGCCCATTCTATCGTCCATGCAACTGTCTCTGTCGCACCAAATGTTATATCCTGTATAATTATTGTAAATTGGCCCAAAATCAGACTTGTAAATTACTTGCACGCACATTATTGAACTCAAGGGCTTAAATTTTTCCAATACCTACCAATTCGCTTTTGACTTTTGAGGGacatttgggcaattttttagtGAACTAGAAACCCATACGGGTCGATTCGGGATGAGTTGACAGGTTAAACACTTTGAGGTGAAATGGTAAAGAGAAACCTTTTTTAAAGTGCATTTAATGGGAATCGAACCCCAACCTTTTGGTTGGAAGGTGTAATTCTTTCACTAGTCGATCtatcccggaatactcgcaccaTTTTGACCGGACATgattgtcaatgcacaactttgaccacccatatttttaactacatattataaaacttataaaatactCCATTCGTTTCAAATTAGTCGTTACACCTACATTTGCACaaaggtgataagtggttgtttggttatcaattgttaatGCATTGAAAAAATAGATGTGATAAGAGTTAGTGAggtattttttaattgaaagaGAGAGGGTGCggggacaaaaaaaatagtgggaagagagagagacaatatgATAATTATGGGgtaattcctaatttagaagtgtaacaactaatctgggacggacgaaaaaggaaagtgtaacaattaatttgggacaaagggagtataatattttgaaaatatatattaagatgaaacaacaatatattataggaaaatttggtaatattaatccaacctttggccgattttcttttatttagcccacctacgacatattttttaataatcccacatttactacccaacgacttttattgagcccaacacgtcataaacctattgtaggcGATAATATGTCGCTAcgtggcagtactctctctcgatatattcagtcatcatcatcaattcatcaccgtCTCGATGACattttcaccgattaccggtCACTTAAGCCTAATAAAAGTCGCTGGGTagtaaaggttggattattaaaaaatatgtcgtaggtgggattaataaaagaaaacaggCCAAAGGTTGggttaatattaccaaatttatatagtaacatttgttttcatatactataaataaaatatggtCAAAATAAATTATGTGAATGGTGTAAAAATTCAAAATGGTACGAGTATTCcgtgacggagggagtaacatttattgctattgagttttaataatattatAGATTGATATAGGTATATAATACATATAACGAAGTACAAGTACTTACCATGATGATAGCTTTGATGTTATTCCTTGTAAGTTTGATATCCTGAGAATCTTGTTGATGAACTTTATCATCCTCAGTGTAAAAGTTCAACAACTCATCCACTATATCAAAATCGTCTTCAActttattttcttgttttacaTGTCCATTCACAGCCTTCTTCTTTTTCAAATGATCATCAATAATGGGATCAATAAACCCGCCCAATGTGCTCCGAGCCTTAACAAGCCGGTCACTAAGCCCATTTGGGTCAGCCCACTTTAGAAGAGGTATGTAATCTGCAATATTTAACGCTCCAAAAAGCTGGGAAAGCTCCTGAAGGACGGCAAGGAACTTATCCTGGCCATCAGACATTTTGGTCCCTAAGGCAGCACGGTATATAACATTTTTTGTAAGATTAAATACATGCTCCCCTATATTAACGGGAGACCCAACCCGGCCCGATAAGACCTTAACAATGTGGTCTACCTCGTCGCGAACGGACTGCCACGTTTCAGTCCGTTTACGGCTAAATAGCCGCATGACGGACAGCTTACGCATCATGCGCCAAAACGGGCCGCAATGGGCGAAAACAAAATCAGCCCCACCATAGGTAAGGTAGTTAATGGCGATGGTTTCGGGGCGGTTGGAAAAAATGTTGTCTTGGACTTGAAGGACTTGTCGGGCCACCTCCGGGCTAGAGACCACCATCATGTGGACAAAACCCATCTTGAGGTGAAACAACCCGCCGTAACTTTGGGCAAGCTTAGCTAGCCCACGGTGGTTAAGTTGATCGGCCATCATTAAGTTACCGATAATCGGTAGGCCCCTTGGGCCCGGCGGGTACGGTTTCCGCCTTAATCTTGAAATGATGCCTAATATCAAGACTACTAACGTCGG
This genomic stretch from Spinacia oleracea cultivar Varoflay chromosome 3, BTI_SOV_V1, whole genome shotgun sequence harbors:
- the LOC110794977 gene encoding cytochrome P450 84A1 codes for the protein MHEQLGVVLNSTLMVLLAPTLVVLILGIISRLRRKPYPPGPRGLPIIGNLMMADQLNHRGLAKLAQSYGGLFHLKMGFVHMMVVSSPEVARQVLQVQDNIFSNRPETIAINYLTYGGADFVFAHCGPFWRMMRKLSVMRLFSRKRTETWQSVRDEVDHIVKVLSGRVGSPVNIGEHVFNLTKNVIYRAALGTKMSDGQDKFLAVLQELSQLFGALNIADYIPLLKWADPNGLSDRLVKARSTLGGFIDPIIDDHLKKKKAVNGHVKQENKVEDDFDIVDELLNFYTEDDKVHQQDSQDIKLTRNNIKAIIMDITFGATETVAWTIEWAITELLSNPEYMDRVQQELTRVVGLNRRVEESDLDKLPFFKCCMKETLRLHPPIPLLLHATSNDAIIGGQYYIPKQSQVLVNTWAIGRDPNSWSDPDRFKPERFLDESAPEIKGKDFEFIPFGSGRRSCPGMGLALFTLEICAVNLLHCFTWELPDGMKPSELNMDETFGLTISKMSRLVAVPSHRLLCPLNS